The proteins below are encoded in one region of Deinococcus aquaedulcis:
- a CDS encoding ABC transporter substrate-binding protein, which translates to MKKTLLSIAALTLLASGAQARTWEAIKQSGTIKIGTEGAFPPFNVQKGKELSGFEVELAEALAKQLGLKVQWVVQPFDGLLIGLQQDRFDFVIASHGITPERAKAVDFANPHYCTGGTIVSMKGGPKTAADLKGKVVAVQVGTTYLSGVQKLPGVKPLVFPKDTDAQTALMTGRAAAWVGDKFTGLDLVKAQKGKLQQGDMLFSERIGMAVKKGNSGLLKELNAALAKALSNGTYAKISSKYFGQDIRCK; encoded by the coding sequence ATGAAAAAGACCCTGCTGTCCATCGCGGCCCTGACCCTTCTCGCTTCCGGTGCGCAGGCCCGCACTTGGGAAGCCATCAAGCAGTCCGGCACCATCAAGATTGGCACCGAAGGCGCGTTCCCGCCCTTCAACGTGCAAAAAGGCAAGGAACTGAGCGGTTTCGAGGTCGAACTGGCCGAGGCCCTGGCCAAGCAGCTGGGCCTGAAGGTTCAGTGGGTTGTCCAGCCGTTCGATGGCCTGCTGATTGGTCTGCAGCAAGACCGCTTTGACTTCGTGATCGCCAGCCACGGCATCACCCCGGAGCGCGCCAAGGCCGTGGACTTCGCCAATCCCCACTACTGCACGGGCGGCACCATTGTGAGCATGAAGGGCGGACCCAAAACGGCCGCCGATCTGAAGGGCAAAGTGGTGGCCGTGCAGGTGGGGACCACCTACCTGTCTGGCGTTCAGAAGTTGCCCGGCGTTAAGCCCCTGGTGTTCCCGAAGGACACCGACGCGCAGACCGCCCTGATGACGGGCCGCGCCGCTGCCTGGGTGGGCGACAAGTTCACCGGCCTGGATCTGGTCAAGGCACAGAAGGGCAAGCTGCAGCAGGGCGACATGCTGTTCAGCGAGCGCATCGGTATGGCCGTGAAAAAGGGCAACAGTGGCCTGCTCAAAGAGCTGAACGCCGCGCTGGCCAAGGCCCTGTCCAACGGCACCTACGCCAAGATCAGCAGCAAGTACTTCGGTCAGGACATCCGCTGTAAATAA
- a CDS encoding MFS transporter: MSARAPWNRNERLGIANGWAVFLGDGFLSVSVVVTAFAAKLGAPNWVIGLLPAIAAGGWMLPQLLVAARVRALPHKLPVYRSAALVRTATYVAMVLTAALLSHQPALCLTLFILAMSLNALASGVSGLPFLEVVSKTVTPERRPRFFATRNLYGGLLAFGAGLLVRAILGSDLAFPLNYALIFALGTAAFTFGYWIFGRVDEPPDPPQAPHGTRAELRAIPETLRDGHFRAFLNVRLLLAAGSMAEPFFAVYALRELHYAPAALGVFVMALTGAAPLSNVVWRRVAERKGSRRLIRYATVFAGLAPLWALTVGLLNLSAWAYLGVFLLSSVANQGFNLGHTNHLLNIAPEHARSRYIGTLNTLVGAALFTPVAGGLLADGLGYAPVFVLSALLCAAAWWRCGWLRRDA; encoded by the coding sequence ATGTCGGCCCGTGCCCCCTGGAACCGCAACGAGCGCCTGGGCATTGCCAACGGCTGGGCGGTGTTCCTGGGCGACGGCTTTCTGAGCGTGTCGGTGGTGGTCACGGCGTTCGCGGCCAAGCTGGGGGCGCCCAACTGGGTGATTGGCCTGCTGCCCGCCATTGCGGCCGGGGGCTGGATGCTGCCGCAGCTCCTGGTGGCGGCCCGGGTGCGTGCGCTGCCCCACAAGCTGCCGGTGTACCGCTCGGCGGCGCTGGTGCGCACGGCCACCTACGTGGCGATGGTGCTGACAGCGGCCCTGCTGAGCCACCAGCCCGCGCTGTGCCTGACCCTGTTCATCCTGGCCATGAGCCTGAACGCTCTGGCCTCTGGGGTGTCGGGGCTGCCGTTCCTGGAGGTGGTCAGCAAAACCGTGACCCCGGAGCGGCGCCCGCGCTTTTTTGCCACCCGCAACCTGTACGGCGGCCTGCTGGCCTTTGGCGCGGGTCTGCTGGTGCGCGCCATTCTGGGTTCGGATCTTGCCTTCCCGCTGAACTACGCGCTGATCTTCGCGCTGGGCACCGCCGCCTTTACCTTTGGGTACTGGATTTTCGGGCGGGTGGACGAGCCGCCTGATCCCCCCCAGGCGCCCCACGGCACCCGGGCGGAACTGCGCGCGATTCCCGAAACCCTGCGCGATGGGCATTTCCGCGCTTTCCTCAACGTGCGGCTGCTGCTGGCCGCCGGTAGCATGGCCGAGCCTTTTTTCGCGGTATATGCCCTGCGCGAACTGCATTACGCCCCGGCGGCCCTGGGGGTCTTTGTGATGGCCTTGACGGGTGCCGCGCCCCTGTCCAACGTGGTCTGGCGCCGCGTGGCTGAGCGCAAGGGCTCCCGCCGCCTAATCCGCTACGCCACGGTGTTTGCGGGTCTTGCGCCGCTGTGGGCGCTCACGGTAGGTCTGCTGAACCTGAGTGCCTGGGCCTACCTGGGCGTGTTTCTGCTGTCCAGCGTGGCGAACCAGGGGTTCAACCTGGGTCACACCAATCACCTGCTCAACATTGCCCCGGAGCACGCCCGCAGCCGGTATATCGGCACGCTGAACACGCTGGTCGGTGCGGCGCTCTTTACCCCGGTGGCGGGGGGACTACTGGCCGACGGGCTGGGCTACGCGCCGGTCTTTGTGCTCAGCGCCCTGCTGTGCGCGGCGGCGTGGTGGCGGTGCGGTTGGCTGCGGCGGGATGCGTGA
- a CDS encoding amino acid ABC transporter permease, which yields MTLKSQSARPVAGGGNLALWLLGAAVSFLVLFWLITQILQQPFLPSAIRENASLFVEGAQVTLYLTLISGVIGLVLGVLLGLGKMAGSPMLASSSSLPGRLLRGAVALVCNFLIWIVRGTPLYVQLLFAYYALPEILPPYKALLTWADTLNLIPSIPVMSVFVAAIVALSMNVAAYNAEVIRGGIQGVPRGQGEAARSLGLSTSQAMSTVILPQALRLSLPALVNNIVALLKDSSLAAVIGVTELAKIADQVRSSTFQPIPALAVAACVYLALTTVLTLFTDQLEKRVKIASR from the coding sequence GTGACTCTTAAATCCCAATCTGCGCGTCCGGTGGCCGGGGGAGGCAACTTGGCCCTCTGGCTGCTGGGCGCCGCAGTGTCTTTTCTGGTGCTGTTCTGGCTGATTACCCAGATCCTGCAGCAGCCATTCTTGCCTTCAGCCATCCGCGAAAATGCTTCCCTCTTTGTAGAGGGCGCACAGGTCACGCTCTACCTCACCCTCATCAGCGGCGTGATCGGTCTGGTGCTGGGCGTACTGCTGGGGCTGGGCAAGATGGCTGGCAGTCCCATGCTGGCCTCATCTTCCAGCCTGCCGGGCAGGCTCTTGCGCGGCGCGGTGGCCCTGGTCTGCAACTTCCTCATTTGGATTGTCCGGGGCACGCCCCTGTACGTTCAGTTGCTCTTCGCCTATTACGCTCTGCCAGAGATTCTGCCGCCCTACAAGGCGCTGCTGACCTGGGCAGACACCCTGAATCTCATTCCGTCCATCCCGGTGATGTCGGTGTTTGTGGCGGCCATCGTGGCGCTGTCCATGAATGTGGCGGCGTACAACGCCGAAGTGATCCGTGGGGGCATCCAGGGCGTGCCTCGGGGCCAGGGGGAAGCGGCGCGCTCCCTGGGCCTCAGCACGTCCCAGGCGATGTCAACTGTGATTTTGCCGCAGGCCCTGCGCCTCAGCCTGCCTGCCCTGGTCAACAACATTGTGGCGCTGCTCAAGGACTCGTCGCTGGCCGCCGTGATCGGCGTCACGGAACTCGCCAAGATTGCAGATCAGGTGCGTTCCTCAACCTTCCAGCCCATTCCGGCCCTGGCGGTGGCGGCCTGCGTCTACCTGGCCCTTACCACCGTCCTCACCCTGTTCACCGATCAGCTGGAAAAGCGGGTCAAGATCGCTTCCCGCTGA
- a CDS encoding Type 1 glutamine amidotransferase-like domain-containing protein has protein sequence MKLLLTSGGITNASIKGALIGMLGKPIAESRALCIPTAQWGHPMCGPTSARQFITDQTPATMCGLGWKSVGVLELTALPSIGRDRWLPWVQEADALLVDGGDATYLSHWMQESGLAELLPSLSETVWVGLSAGSMVMTPRIGVEFVAWPSAPDDRTLGVVDFSIFPHLDHPELSWNTLASATRWAAGMTAPCYAIDDQTAIKVMDGTVEVISEGQWKQLTT, from the coding sequence ATGAAACTTCTGCTTACGTCCGGCGGCATCACCAACGCGAGCATCAAAGGCGCCCTTATCGGTATGCTTGGCAAACCAATCGCTGAGTCTCGTGCGCTGTGCATCCCGACCGCGCAGTGGGGCCATCCAATGTGTGGCCCCACCTCCGCCCGGCAATTCATCACCGACCAGACCCCAGCGACCATGTGCGGCCTGGGATGGAAGTCGGTCGGCGTACTCGAACTGACCGCGCTCCCCAGCATCGGCCGAGATCGGTGGCTGCCGTGGGTGCAGGAAGCGGACGCGCTGCTCGTGGATGGTGGTGACGCAACGTACCTGAGCCACTGGATGCAGGAATCTGGACTGGCAGAGCTCCTCCCTTCACTGTCCGAGACGGTCTGGGTGGGGCTCAGTGCCGGGAGCATGGTGATGACACCCCGGATCGGCGTTGAGTTTGTCGCATGGCCGTCCGCACCCGATGACCGCACCCTTGGGGTCGTCGACTTCTCAATTTTTCCACACCTGGATCACCCGGAACTCTCCTGGAACACCCTGGCCTCAGCAACACGGTGGGCGGCTGGCATGACGGCGCCGTGCTACGCGATTGATGACCAGACCGCCATCAAAGTGATGGATGGGACCGTGGAAGTGATTTCCGAAGGCCAGTGGAAGCAGTTAACCACCTAG
- a CDS encoding TAXI family TRAP transporter solute-binding subunit, with product MKTQTKIAAALLLGTTAVALAQGTTFLTIGSGSTTGVYFPVATGMAKMINDAGDGLRANARSTGGSVFNVQALATGELDAAIAQNDVVYYAYKGTGLQAFQGKANAKLRTMAVLYPEVLHVVARKDSGIRSIADLKGKRVVIGDLGSGTELTARQVLEAYGLGFDDLGQALRVSPAQGISLMQDKRADALFYTVGVGASAISQIAQTVDVAMVPVSGNQAASLLKKYPFYVRYNIPAKSYKGVGATIPSVAVQATLVSSTAVSDDAVYRTMKAVFGNEGAVRGLHPSLAANFSYEKAVKGLPAPLHPGAVKFFREKGLNVK from the coding sequence ATGAAGACGCAGACCAAGATTGCCGCTGCCCTGCTGCTGGGCACCACCGCTGTCGCCCTGGCACAGGGCACCACCTTCCTGACCATCGGCTCGGGCAGCACCACGGGCGTGTATTTCCCGGTCGCCACTGGCATGGCCAAGATGATCAACGACGCGGGCGACGGCCTGCGCGCCAACGCCCGCTCCACGGGCGGCAGCGTGTTTAACGTGCAGGCCCTTGCCACGGGCGAACTGGATGCCGCCATTGCCCAGAACGACGTGGTGTACTACGCCTACAAGGGCACGGGCCTGCAGGCGTTCCAGGGCAAGGCCAACGCCAAGCTGCGCACCATGGCCGTGCTGTACCCCGAGGTGCTGCATGTGGTGGCCCGCAAGGACAGCGGCATCCGCTCCATTGCCGATCTGAAGGGCAAGCGCGTGGTCATTGGCGACCTGGGCTCGGGCACCGAACTCACCGCGCGGCAGGTGCTAGAAGCCTACGGCCTGGGCTTTGACGATCTGGGTCAGGCGCTGCGCGTTTCGCCCGCCCAGGGCATCTCGCTGATGCAGGACAAGCGCGCCGACGCGCTGTTCTACACCGTAGGCGTGGGCGCCAGCGCCATTTCGCAGATTGCCCAGACCGTGGACGTGGCGATGGTGCCTGTCAGCGGTAACCAGGCCGCCAGCCTGCTCAAGAAGTACCCCTTCTACGTGCGTTACAACATTCCCGCCAAGAGCTACAAGGGCGTGGGCGCCACCATTCCCAGCGTCGCCGTGCAGGCCACCCTGGTCTCCAGCACCGCTGTCAGCGACGACGCTGTGTACCGCACCATGAAGGCCGTCTTCGGCAACGAGGGTGCCGTGCGCGGCCTGCACCCCAGCCTCGCGGCCAACTTCTCCTACGAGAAGGCGGTCAAGGGCCTGCCCGCGCCGCTGCACCCCGGCGCCGTGAAGTTCTTCCGCGAGAAGGGCCTGAACGTCAAGTAA
- a CDS encoding ABC transporter ATP-binding protein — MADVVLEHINKRYGTKHHAVKDFNLHIQDREFMVFVGPSGCGKSTTLRMIAGLEDISEGILKIGDRVVNDVPPKDRDIAMVFQNYALYPHMNVYENMAFGLKLRKTPKAEIDKRVREAAKILQIEHLLGRKPKELSGGQRQRVAMGRAIVREPKVFLMDEPLSNLDAKLRVEMRSQISQLHRRLGATIVYVTHDQVEAMTLGNRIVVMRDGVIMQVDTPMNLYDFPQNKFVAGFIGSPSMNFLSGKVVNGEFVIGESRVSAMGRLAQSLKPYEGKDVLMGIRPEHLGMVGMTDIPRGANVLRGQVVVVEPLGAQTDLIIEVAGQNITAKVEGQANVMPGDAIELVVDQTRLHAFDPTTEVAIDRGTPAGTRGQADTPGLGYEYAPTHVTATTF; from the coding sequence ATGGCAGACGTTGTTCTGGAGCACATCAACAAGCGCTACGGCACCAAGCACCACGCGGTGAAGGACTTCAACCTGCACATTCAGGACCGCGAATTCATGGTGTTCGTGGGGCCGTCGGGCTGCGGAAAGTCCACCACCCTGCGCATGATCGCGGGCCTGGAAGACATCAGCGAGGGCATTCTGAAGATTGGCGACCGCGTCGTGAACGACGTGCCGCCCAAGGACCGCGACATTGCGATGGTCTTTCAGAATTACGCGCTGTACCCCCACATGAACGTCTACGAGAACATGGCCTTTGGCCTGAAGCTGCGCAAGACCCCCAAGGCAGAAATTGACAAGCGCGTGCGAGAAGCCGCCAAGATTCTGCAGATCGAGCACCTGCTGGGCCGCAAGCCCAAGGAGCTCTCGGGCGGTCAGCGCCAGCGCGTGGCGATGGGCCGCGCCATCGTGCGCGAGCCCAAAGTGTTCCTGATGGACGAGCCGCTCTCTAACCTGGACGCCAAGCTGCGCGTGGAGATGCGCTCGCAGATTTCCCAGCTGCACCGCCGCCTGGGCGCCACGATTGTCTACGTGACCCACGATCAGGTGGAAGCCATGACGCTGGGCAACCGCATCGTGGTCATGCGTGACGGCGTGATCATGCAGGTGGACACGCCCATGAACCTCTACGACTTCCCCCAGAACAAGTTCGTCGCGGGCTTTATCGGCAGCCCCTCCATGAATTTCCTGTCGGGCAAGGTCGTGAACGGCGAGTTCGTGATTGGCGAGAGCCGCGTCTCGGCCATGGGCCGCCTCGCCCAGAGCCTGAAGCCCTACGAGGGCAAGGACGTGTTGATGGGCATTCGCCCCGAGCACCTGGGCATGGTGGGTATGACCGATATTCCGCGTGGCGCCAACGTGCTGCGCGGGCAGGTTGTGGTCGTCGAGCCCCTGGGTGCCCAGACTGACCTGATTATTGAGGTGGCGGGCCAGAACATCACCGCCAAGGTGGAAGGCCAGGCCAACGTGATGCCCGGAGACGCCATTGAGCTGGTGGTGGACCAGACCCGTCTGCACGCCTTTGACCCCACCACCGAAGTCGCCATTGACCGGGGCACGCCCGCTGGCACCCGTGGGCAGGCCGACACGCCAGGGCTGGGCTACGAATACGCGCCCACCCACGTGACGGCCACCACCTTCTAA
- a CDS encoding AI-2E family transporter encodes MTLPDPGSRTPLRALRDAPSVPELLRRLWGWPVTRLLAYLGLAWLALRVVTWTTHALASVIVTVVVAYALAFLVNPLLAWLERRRVSRGVGVLLLVTLFAGLLTLLVATLTAQLRGLVESLPYLSLNLKNLLNTVLDWLARVPGTAGLRESLTRAIDEQTARLTTDTGPILERLVNSGPDVLGTLSSLVGWLGQVAFIITLALYFMFEYQRFGHAVMNLFPRRWQPTLYTLTEDISESFGLFLRGSLLTTLSCAVLATGGLLALGIPNALALGLLSALLNLVPYLGIVAAAALPMLEAIPQGSGKVGAVAVLYFLLNQLLGNVIGPIIMGRSAQLSPAAVLIALLVGLALAGVVGAILAIPLSILVKRWTERYWLRSNLYRGEKGMPAPAHNE; translated from the coding sequence GTGACCCTTCCTGATCCGGGCTCCCGCACCCCGCTGCGTGCCCTGCGTGACGCTCCGTCTGTGCCCGAATTGCTGCGCCGCCTGTGGGGGTGGCCTGTGACGCGCCTGCTGGCCTACCTGGGGCTGGCGTGGCTGGCCCTGCGCGTGGTCACCTGGACCACCCACGCGCTGGCCAGCGTGATCGTGACGGTGGTGGTGGCCTATGCGCTGGCCTTTCTGGTGAACCCGCTGCTGGCGTGGCTGGAACGGCGCCGGGTCAGCCGGGGCGTGGGGGTGCTGCTGCTGGTCACCCTGTTTGCCGGCCTGCTGACCCTGCTGGTGGCGACCCTGACCGCGCAGCTGCGCGGCCTTGTGGAAAGCCTGCCCTACCTGAGCCTGAACCTGAAAAACCTGCTGAACACGGTGCTGGACTGGCTGGCCCGGGTGCCGGGCACAGCGGGCCTGCGCGAAAGCCTGACCCGCGCCATTGACGAGCAGACCGCCCGCCTGACCACCGACACCGGCCCCATCCTTGAACGGCTGGTCAACTCCGGGCCGGACGTGCTGGGCACGCTGAGCAGCCTTGTGGGCTGGCTGGGGCAGGTGGCTTTTATTATCACGCTGGCGCTGTATTTCATGTTCGAGTACCAGCGTTTTGGGCACGCGGTGATGAACCTGTTTCCCCGGCGCTGGCAGCCCACGCTGTACACACTCACCGAGGACATCAGCGAGAGCTTCGGCCTCTTTTTGCGCGGCTCACTGCTGACCACACTCAGCTGCGCGGTGCTGGCCACGGGCGGCCTGCTGGCGCTGGGGATTCCCAACGCGCTGGCACTGGGCCTGCTCAGCGCCCTGCTGAATCTAGTGCCGTACCTGGGCATTGTGGCGGCGGCGGCGCTGCCCATGCTGGAGGCCATTCCCCAGGGTTCGGGCAAGGTGGGCGCGGTGGCGGTGCTCTACTTTCTGCTGAACCAGCTGCTGGGCAACGTGATTGGCCCCATCATCATGGGCCGCAGCGCCCAGCTGAGCCCGGCGGCGGTGCTGATTGCCCTGCTGGTGGGCCTGGCGTTGGCGGGGGTGGTGGGCGCCATTCTGGCGATTCCGCTGTCTATCCTGGTCAAGCGCTGGACCGAGCGGTACTGGCTGCGCAGCAACCTCTACCGGGGCGAGAAGGGGATGCCTGCGCCTGCGCACAACGAATAG
- a CDS encoding amino acid ABC transporter ATP-binding protein codes for MIDVRDVHKHFGSFHALRGVSLTVQPGEVVVVIGPSGSGKSTFIRTINALDPHDQGQITVDGIPLNGRQNLDAIRREVGMVFQSFNLFPHLTVLENITLAPVRVRRQRRADAEARGLELLRRVGIEEQAHKYPAQLSGGQQQRVAIARALAMDPKVMLFDEPTSALDPEMIKEVLDVMKELARSGMTMLVVTHEMGFAREVADRILFFDQGTIVEDTTPEAFYQNPQHERAKAFLGKILGH; via the coding sequence ATGATTGACGTCCGGGATGTCCACAAGCACTTTGGCAGCTTTCACGCCCTGCGCGGGGTCAGCCTGACGGTGCAGCCCGGCGAGGTGGTGGTGGTCATTGGGCCGTCGGGCAGCGGCAAGAGCACGTTTATCCGCACCATTAACGCGCTGGACCCCCACGACCAGGGGCAGATCACGGTGGACGGCATTCCCCTGAACGGCCGTCAGAACCTGGACGCCATTCGCCGGGAAGTGGGCATGGTCTTTCAGAGTTTTAACCTCTTTCCACACCTGACCGTGCTGGAGAACATCACCCTGGCCCCGGTGCGGGTGCGCCGCCAGCGCCGCGCCGACGCCGAAGCGCGCGGCCTGGAGTTGCTGCGCCGTGTGGGCATTGAGGAGCAGGCCCACAAGTACCCGGCCCAGCTGTCCGGCGGCCAGCAGCAGCGCGTAGCCATTGCCCGCGCCCTGGCGATGGACCCCAAGGTGATGCTGTTCGACGAACCCACCAGCGCCCTGGACCCCGAGATGATCAAGGAAGTGCTGGACGTGATGAAGGAACTGGCCCGCAGCGGCATGACCATGCTGGTGGTGACCCACGAGATGGGCTTTGCCCGCGAAGTGGCCGACCGCATCCTGTTTTTTGATCAGGGCACGATTGTGGAAGACACCACCCCCGAAGCCTTTTACCAGAACCCCCAGCACGAGCGGGCAAAGGCGTTTTTGGGGAAGATTTTGGGGCACTAA
- a CDS encoding TRAP transporter permease, whose amino-acid sequence MSDPTRPISTDPSLSPPGTEMSEGERRALEIVEAAETGGRKVEGWQKWLVTLLAVGWCLFQLYAAWNGALVPTTLRAIHLAFAFALAFLVFPFRKTPGAPQTRVPWGDWLLGLAATGSALYFVLEYVNIANNGGIRADVPLDLVAGSGLVVLLLLTAWRTIGIAMPLISLAFILFAFMGAKGLIPAIQTPFHNGYTWPQLMGQLATNTEGIFGTALGVSAQIVFLFVLFGALFDKLGAGDWFMRVAQGLLGAYRGGAAKASIVSSALNGIISGSSVSNVVTGGNITIGTMIRTGYSREKAGAIEVASSSNGQLMPPVMGAAAFIMAQNLNIEYRTLILAAAIPAFLCYGALLVVSHIEALKLGLKGIPRHELPRVRSAFATGWYYLLPLGYLIGTLTANPEATPERVALNTILLMLGMMFVQEAVLAARDGRGAGRGLLDGGRKIIEAFEAGARSMIGIAIATAAAGIIVGIVTITGLGFGMAEVVQGVSEGFRGLLGGLFGAQVATFGAILIVLVMAQLIALVLGMGLPTTANYILMSALIVPIIAAIAGLDTSNPAQMLPVHMFVFYFGIMADSTPPVALAAFAAAAISGGNPVATGVQAFQYELRTALLAYMMFFNPQLLLIADGRMNGIGWTEAIPMVLFAFIGLVAFSAATLRFLHRRTNLLQTLLLLVASFILIIPTSLIWNLGALGIIALVYFWQKAGARREPPTQAPLAA is encoded by the coding sequence ATGAGTGACCCCACCCGACCCATAAGCACTGACCCCTCGCTCAGTCCCCCAGGCACCGAGATGTCCGAGGGCGAGCGCCGCGCCCTGGAGATCGTGGAAGCGGCCGAAACCGGCGGGCGCAAGGTGGAGGGCTGGCAGAAGTGGCTGGTGACGCTGCTGGCGGTGGGCTGGTGCCTGTTTCAGCTGTACGCGGCCTGGAACGGTGCGCTGGTGCCCACCACCCTGCGCGCCATTCACCTGGCGTTCGCCTTTGCGCTGGCTTTTCTGGTCTTTCCGTTTCGCAAGACGCCGGGGGCGCCGCAGACCCGGGTGCCCTGGGGTGACTGGCTTCTGGGCCTCGCCGCCACGGGCAGCGCCCTGTACTTTGTGCTGGAGTACGTGAACATCGCCAACAACGGCGGTATTCGCGCCGACGTGCCCCTGGATCTGGTGGCGGGCAGTGGGCTGGTGGTGCTGCTGCTGCTCACGGCGTGGCGCACCATCGGCATTGCCATGCCGCTGATCTCGCTGGCCTTCATCCTCTTTGCCTTCATGGGGGCCAAGGGGCTGATTCCCGCCATTCAGACGCCCTTCCATAACGGCTATACGTGGCCGCAGCTGATGGGCCAGCTGGCCACCAACACCGAGGGCATTTTCGGCACGGCGCTGGGCGTCAGTGCCCAGATCGTCTTTCTGTTCGTGCTGTTCGGGGCGCTGTTCGACAAGCTGGGCGCCGGGGACTGGTTCATGCGCGTGGCCCAGGGGCTGCTGGGGGCCTACCGGGGCGGCGCGGCCAAGGCCAGCATTGTCAGCAGCGCGCTCAACGGCATTATTTCCGGCAGTTCGGTGTCCAACGTGGTCACGGGTGGCAACATCACCATCGGCACCATGATCCGCACCGGCTACAGCCGCGAAAAGGCCGGGGCCATTGAGGTGGCCAGCAGTTCCAACGGCCAGCTGATGCCTCCGGTGATGGGCGCGGCGGCGTTCATCATGGCGCAGAACCTGAACATCGAGTACCGCACGCTGATTCTGGCGGCGGCCATTCCGGCCTTTCTGTGCTACGGGGCGCTGCTGGTGGTGTCGCACATTGAGGCGCTGAAGCTGGGCCTGAAGGGCATTCCGCGCCATGAACTGCCCCGGGTGCGCTCGGCCTTCGCGACGGGCTGGTATTACCTGCTGCCACTGGGCTACCTGATCGGCACGCTGACGGCCAACCCCGAAGCCACCCCGGAGCGCGTGGCCCTGAACACCATCCTGCTGATGCTGGGCATGATGTTCGTGCAGGAGGCAGTGCTGGCCGCCCGCGATGGACGCGGCGCCGGGCGGGGCCTGCTGGACGGCGGGCGCAAGATCATTGAGGCCTTTGAGGCGGGCGCGCGCTCCATGATCGGCATTGCCATTGCCACGGCGGCGGCCGGCATCATTGTGGGCATCGTGACCATCACGGGCCTGGGCTTCGGCATGGCCGAGGTGGTGCAGGGCGTCAGCGAAGGCTTCCGGGGCCTGCTGGGGGGGCTGTTCGGCGCGCAGGTGGCGACCTTTGGCGCCATTCTGATCGTGCTGGTCATGGCGCAGCTCATCGCCCTGGTGCTGGGCATGGGCCTGCCCACCACCGCCAACTACATCCTGATGAGCGCCCTGATTGTGCCCATCATCGCGGCCATTGCGGGCCTGGACACCTCTAACCCCGCCCAGATGCTGCCGGTCCACATGTTCGTGTTCTATTTCGGCATCATGGCCGATTCCACGCCGCCGGTGGCGCTGGCCGCGTTTGCGGCGGCGGCGATCAGCGGCGGCAACCCGGTCGCCACTGGCGTGCAGGCATTCCAGTACGAACTGCGCACCGCCCTGCTGGCCTACATGATGTTCTTTAACCCCCAGCTGCTGCTGATTGCCGATGGCCGCATGAACGGGATCGGCTGGACCGAGGCCATACCGATGGTGCTGTTTGCCTTTATTGGCCTCGTGGCTTTCAGTGCCGCCACCTTGCGCTTCCTGCACCGCCGTACCAACCTGCTGCAGACGCTACTGCTGCTGGTTGCCTCATTCATTCTGATCATTCCCACCAGCCTGATCTGGAACCTGGGCGCCCTGGGGATCATCGCGCTGGTGTACTTCTGGCAGAAGGCGGGCGCCCGCCGCGAGCCACCCACCCAGGCCCCGCTGGCCGCCTGA